The stretch of DNA ACAAGTACGGACAGCGTAATAATTCTATAAAAACAGCGAATAAGAACTACCCGGCAAAAATAGCATATTTTCGTTCAGAACCTGCACTGTATCTTTGTCGGCGATTAATCTTTTTATATGCAACCCATTCTATTCATCGACCGCGACGGTACGCTCATCGTTGAGCCGCAGCCCGATCAGCAGGTCGATTCGCTGGAAAAACTCGATTTTATTCCGAAAGCCATCTCGGCCCTCCGCAAAATCGCTGACGAAACGCCGTATACATTAGTGATGGTAACAAATCAGGATGGTCTGGGCACGGCCTCGTTTCCCGAAGATACATTCTGGCCTGCTCACAATAAAATGCTGGCAATCTTCGCGGGCGAGTCCGTACACTTCGATGCCGTTCATATCGACCGCCACTTTGCCCGCGACAATGCGCCTACCCGCAAGCCCGGCACGGGTATGCTGACCGACTATCTTTCGGACCAATACGACCTCGCCAACAGCTACGTCATCGGCGACCGCCTGACCGACGTGCAACTGGCCGTGAACCTCGGCGCGAAAGCGATTCTGTTCTTGCCCCCCGGCGGACTGGCAAGCGTACAAACCGCCGACGTGTCGGGCCTGACTGCCGATATGCAGAACGCCATTGCGCTCCAAACCGACGATTGGGATAAAATTTACGAGTTTCTGCGGCTACCCGCCCGCACGGCCATGGTAGAACGCAATACGAAAGAAACAAAAATCACAATCGAGCTGAACCTCGACGGTAGTGGCCGCGCCGATATGCATACGGGGCTGGGCTTTTTCGATCACATGCTCGATCAGTTGGCGAAACATTCCGGTGCCGACCTCAGCATCCGCGTACAGGGCGACCTGCACATCGATGAACACCATACCATTGAAGATACGGCACTGGCCCTCGGCGAAGCGTATCGACGTGCGCTCGGCGACAAACGCGGCATTGCCCGATACGGGTTTCTGCTGCCGATGGACGAAGCACTGGCGCAGGTTGCCATCGATTTTTCGGGTCGCCCGTGGTTGGTTTGGGATGCGGAGTTTCGGCGCGAGAAAATCGGCGATATGCCCACCGAAATGTTTTTTCATTTCTTCAAATCGTTCAGCGACACGGCGTTGTGCAATCTGAACGTCAAGGTAGACGGCGACAACGAACACCACAAAATCGAAGCTATTTTCAAGGCGTTTGCCAAAGCGATCAAAATGGCTGTTCGGCGCGATGTAAACGAGCTGGATAACCTGCCCAGCACAAAGGGGGTTTTATAAATCGCAGCCGGAGTTTGAACATACCCCGTCTCATAGTACTTTTGTCCACAAATTCAATTAGCTACTGACATGGATTTATCAACTCCCCTTACGTTGTTGTTCTACGTAGTGCTGCTGGCCGCTTCGTTTATGACGGGCAAGTGGCTGGAGCGCAAAGAACGGAATTACTAATTCACAGTTATCAGCCAACAGCGAACAGCCAACAGTTTTCTTAATTTACTACTGTCGTTTGTTTACTGTTGGCTGTTGGTTGTTCACTGTTCACTGTAACTATGCTTGGTGCGATTGCCCGTTGGTTGTTTAAAGTCTGGGGCTGGCGAATTGTTGGCCCGGTTCCAACCGTTCCCAAAGCTATTTGGGTAGTGGCTCCGCATTCCACAAACTGGGATTTTCCGATTGGGCTGGGTATCCGCCCTACCATTCATATCTGGATTCAATACCTTGCCAAGAGTTCGCTTTTCAAGTGGTATTCGGGCTGGCTGTTCCGGGCGTTGGGTGGCAAGCCCGTGTATCGCGACAAGTCGAATAATCTGGTCGATGCTATTGTGAATGTGTTCAATGAGAACGAAACCCTACACATCTGCATCACGCCCGAAGGCACCCGCGCCAACGTCTCCAAACTTAAAACGGGCTTTTACTACATCGCACTCAAAGCGGGCGTTCCCCTTATTCTGACTGGCTTCGACTGGCCGCGCAAACTCGTCATCCTCAGCGAACCTATGTACGTAACGGGCGATTACGAACGCGACATGGTTCCGTTCTACGAGTTCTTCTCACAAGTACAGGGCGTTAAAAAAGACTGGCTCGTAAACTGGGAAAAAACCGGCGTTATTACCGCCTAAGTGCCCCGGCATGAACGCTGGTATTGCTTATGGGGAAACTCCGAACGGTAGTTTACCCGATTTTAATCTTTTCATGGCAAATATCTTCCTGCCATGAGATACCTCCTTTTCCCGCTACTTACGGTGGCCTTCCTGGTGGCTGCACTGACGCCCGTTTCTCGTAAGCTGCCTAAAACAGTTACGCTTACCAAAGCCACATTGCAGGACAAAATTAAAGGTGGCTGGGCCGGGCAGGTTATCGGCTGCACGTTCGGCGGACCAACCGAGTTTCGGTACAACGGCACGATGATCAATGATTATCAGCCAATTGAGTGGTACGATGGCTACATCAAACAGACCATGCTCAACAACCCCGGCCTGTATGACGACGTGTACATGGATTTGACGTTTGTTGATGTGTTTGAACGCAAAGGTCTCGACGCGCCCGTTGCCGAACATGCCAATGCCTATGCTACGGCAGGCTATATGCTCTGGCACGCCAATCAGGCCGGGCGGTATAATATTCTGAACGGCATGAAGGCTCCAGATTCGGGACACTGGCTCAACAACCCACACGCCGACGATATTGATTTTCAGATTGAAGCCGATTTTTCGGGACTAATGGCTCCCGGTATGCCCAACACCGCCGTGCAGCTTGGCGACCCCATCGGCCACATTATGAATTACGGCGACGGCTGGTATGGCGGGGCGTTTGTAGGTGCAATGTACGCGCTGGCCTTCGTGTCCAACGATGTGAACTACATTGTGAGCGAGGCCCTGAAAACCATTCCGGCGCAGAGTACCTTCTACCAGTGTATCAACGACGTCATTCGCTGGCATCAGCAGTACCCGACCGACTGGAAACGCAACTGGTTTGAAATTCAAAAAAAATGGTCGGACGACGTGGGTTGCCCCGACGGCGTATTCCGGGCGTTTAACATCGACGCCAAAATCAATGCAGCTTACATTGTGCTGGGGCTGCTCTACGGCAAGGGCGACTTCACGAAAACGATGGAGATCAGTACCCGAGCCGGGCAAGATTCCGACTGCAACCCCGCTTCGGCGGGCGGTATTCTGGGCACGATGCTCGGCTATGCAAAAATTCCCGCCTACTGGAAGCAGGGCCTGAGCGAAGCCGAAGACATCGACTTTAAATACACGACCGTTTCGCTGAACGAGGTGTATGCTATGAGCCTGAAACACGCTTTGCAGGTTATCGAGCGCAACGGCGGGCGCGTAACGGGCGATGCCGTGACCATTGCCACGCAAACCCCTAAAGCCGTTCGGTTAGAGCAGGGATTTTCAGGCCATTTTCCAGTGCAGTTGCGGAGTATAAATAAAGACATCGAGAGCGAATACAGCTTTGATTTTGAGGGCATTGGATTTGTACTGAAAGGAGAAGCCAAGCCCAAAAACCGCAGTTTGTGGCAATATGAAAGTGAGGTCGTATTCCGGGCCGAACTGTATATCGACGGGCAGAAAACAGAAACGGCGAACCTACCCGTGAGTTTCACCAAACGCCGGCACGAACTGTTCTGGAAATACCAGCTTCCCAACGGCAAACATACTATACGGGTGAAACTGCTCAACTCCGACGCCGACCACGTTGTGCGCATGACCGACCTGCTCGTCTACAGCGACCGTCCGGTAAAAGCAAGGTAGGCCCGAAACAAACGGTGCCTTACCTTTGCAGCTATGAATTTTCTTTATCTGTTTCTGGCTTTCCTGACCGGACTGGCAATAACGGTTCAGGCGGGTGTAAACGCCAACTTGCGGCAGGCAATGGCGAATCCGATACTGGCGGCTGCCATTTCATTCGGGTCGGGATTTGTATCGCTACTGTTATTTCTGCTGGTATCGGGCACTACGCTACCCCCGCTCGAAACGGCCCGGCAACTTAGTTGGTGGAAATGGACCGGCGGTGTTATTGGAGCCGTATACGTTTCAAGCGTTATTATCTCTGTACCGAAAATCGGAGCGGCCAACCTCATCAGCCTGAGCGTGGCCGGCCAACTGCTGGCGGCTGTACTACTCGATCATTACGGTATGCTGGGTTTCGCGCAGCACCCCGTCAACGGCTGGCGGGTGCTGGGTATGCTCCTGATTGTAGCAGGCGTAGTGCTGGTGGTCAGAAACTAAGGCGTTGCTCCAATCGGCAGCGCAACCTGTACTTCAGCCCAAAAAGTATGATTGGGCCACTATAGTCAGATGTTTTTTGTCCCTTAAACTCCTGACCGATTTTTTGGTAGGATTTAAAATTTTAGCTGGTACGAGACATAGGGAAGGAGCGGAAGAACGGCTTGTTGCGTAATTTCCATTCGATCATATACAGACCCTGATGGAGTCCCGTTCTGAGTTTTTCGCATTAACGTCTGGGGTTCCAGATAATACGGATTGGCCCGGTTATAGACGTTATAAGCACCGAAATTCCAGGCGGCCTGACGCCCACGGCGGGTTAAAAAAGCATAGGTAGCCCCAACATCCAGCCGATGATAATTCGGCATCCGGTAATTATTACGATCTTCATAAATGGGTCTGGGTTCTCCATCTAAGCCGATCTGTGCACCCGTAGGTAGTGTAACGGGATAGCCAGTCTGATAAACCCAATTAGCCGATAAAGCCCACTTTTTGGTCAGTTGATAGTTGCCCACCCAAGCCAGATTGTGCCGTCGGTCGTAGCGGGCTGGATACCAACGTCCATCGTTAATGGCAGGCGTCTGACGTTCGCTGTTAGCATACGTATAGGATATCCAACCGTTAAATCGGCCTGTAGTCTTATGAACCATTGCTTCGATACCACGCACACGACCGCTAACCGGCTGAATGACGATATCCTGCCAGTTTCGTCTAAAATCAGATACAAGGTCGGCACCTTGTATGTAATCTATTAAATAGTACAGGCGTTTCTTGTATACTTCAGCCGATACCCGCCAGGTTTTATTATCTGTCCAATAGATACCTAATTCTCTCTGATTAGACCAGGATGGTCGAATTTTCTGCGTAGCTGGCACCCATATATCGTTGGGTATTCCAATACCGTTAGATGTAAGCTGGTGTATAGACTGGATCATTGTACTCAATCCACCTTTAAGCGTCAGTTGTGGCAATAAGGCAACGCCAACACTCAGACGTGGTTCCCATGACAAATAGGTAGTTTGATCAACTTTAAAGTAGGGCATACGCATCCCCATGTTAAGCCGGAGCCAGGATCGGGGTTGCCAGTCATTTTCAATAAAAACGGCTTGTTCCTGTGCGTAGATAGGTCGACTTTCATTCGGCTGGTCAAACTCCGGGCGGCTCGACTCCACAATACTTATTCGACCCGGATAAAAACGGTGCCAGATTTGCTCGCCACCAGCCCGAAGCGTATAAGCGGGCGATGGCGTAAACTCCAGACTGGTTTTTATAGCCCAGTCGCGAACAGTATTCCGAATAGAAATGGAATTTAGCAATACATCTTCACCAACCTGCGTTCGGCTGCTGCCCCCAAACTGATACGCGAAATTGCTGTAGAGCAACGTTACTTTTCCGAATAATTTAGGGGTTAGCGCACGGTTGTAGCGCACGGTTGAGGTTAGATTTCCCCAGCGCAGGGTTGTCTGAGTGCGGTCACTCTTATCTTGCTCCGCATATTTGAAAAAATCGTTATTGTGATAAACGCTAACAAACAACTGACTTTTATCATTGAAGCGGTGGTTTACCTTGGCGTTCAGGTCATAAAACCAGACATTGGTCAAATTTTCAACCCGCTTTCCTGCCCACAGGCGAATGTTCTGTGGTAGAAACAGCAGGCCAGTGTTCATAGTGCGGGCCGCTACCATATACGATGAAGTACCTTTACGCAGGGGACCTTCGGCCAGAAACCGTGAACTAATCACGCCAATACTTAACTCTTGCCGGGCTTTCTGGTTATTGCCTTCTTTCATGGAAATGTCCAGCACCGAAGCCAGCCGTCCACCATAGCGGGCTGGAAAGCCGCCCTTGTAGAGGTCAATATGCCGGACTGCATCAGGGTTGAAGGCAGAAAAAAATCCAAACGCGTGCGATGCATTGTAAACAGGAGCTTCATCGAGCAATATCAGGTTCTGTTCCGGGCTGCTTCCGCGCACATACAAGCCCGAACTGCCCTCCTGCCCAATCGAAACACCCGGCGTGGTAGCTAAGGCTTTCATTAGATCAGCTTCGCCTAAAAGCATAGGAATTTGTTTCAGCCGCTGAACCGGAATGCTTAACAGGCCAGGTTCTGTTCGGAGTGCCTGTTGCCTGACCGTTATGGCCGACAGCGTGTCGGAATGCAGCCGGATTGTTAACAATGTGTCTCGCTCAACACCGATGCGGTCGATAACAGGCGCATAGCCAACATACGATACACGCAGGTTGTAATATGCCTGATGCGGCAGTGTCAGACTGAAAAAACCATACTGATTAGTTGTAGTTCCTTTTACAAAAGCTGTTGCCTGAACGGAAGCCCCAATTAAGGCTTCTCCACTGCTGTGTTCGCGCACATAACCTGAAATAGTGACAGTGCGTTGGGCAAACAGTGGCTCATAACCGAGCAGAAATAGCAGAAATAACAGATAGATACGTTGTTTCATCGGATTAATTCAGATCAAATTACCGAATACGAATGGTTTGCTTGTATTCGTTCAGGGCAGCTACTACGCCATAGCCGCCAATAACATTTGTGTAGGTGCGTTTGGGTTCGGTGAATGCATTGGCAAGCCCTTCGGTGATCTGATACGTTTTGCCGTACTCGAAATATTCCGGCGATACAGAAAACAAACGAATCCGCAACTCATCTACATAATCTTCGTCAAGTTGAGTTTTATCTATGGTGAATCTACGGTCGTAGACTAACGTCTCGATAACAATCCCCAGTTCTTTCTCAGACTGGGCAAAACAGGCGTCGCTGTAGATGGTGGCAGACCCTGGAACATATTCTTCTGTTTTTGACAATAAACTGGTTAGTGCAATCTCCTTAAAACAATCATCATCGCGGTAGTTGAAGCCACCCAAGGCCCTTTCAATTGGTAGAATATTGCCGCCATCAGGCTTTCCATTCCGAAACGGCTCAATGCCAACGGCATAATAATTACCAATTTCTGGATAATCAGTAAGCTTAATACGTAATAAGTGGGGGTCAGCATATGGATTAAGCGATGTCACCTTAGCTACTGTATCATACTGAATTTGATGAAGCGGAAATACCTTTGGTATCATAACTGGCTTGCTTTGTGCCGACTCAAAGCCCGTTGCTTCGGCCTTAATCACATAAGTTACCCCGGCTTTAAGCGCGTAGTCAAACAGCCGATAATTGCCCTCTGAAACATATGACAGCCTGCCGACTAATGTACTGTTGGCATACAACGAAACAACCGCATTATCGACATAGGTTTTTTCGGGTATTGCACCCGTAGCGGGCCATGTGCGCCCCACAAATACCTCTGGAGCCTGATTGGCCCGCAAAAGACCATTGACCACCAATTTGGAACCAGCAAACGATAGGTCATATACGACACCATCCTGGCACGAAAACCCCAGTAAGCAGACGAAACACGCAAGAATTCTGACGACCATTTTAGTTGTACTAAAATCGTCAACCGGGCAGGACGACCCCAGCAAGCTGGCTGCCCGACTGACGAACGGTTTAAATATTTGTGGAGAATGAGATAAGTTGAGTACGATTCTTCCCGATAGAACCACCATTACCGTTACAAACACCTCTAAAGGTGGCATTCATGGTTACGGTTCCTACCGAACCTGAGGTCCAGCTTTCCTGATAACGCCATCTTATTGTTTCAGAATGGTTTTCTTCATACCAGGGAGATATGGGGTTGCCATTCAGAGTAGCCGAACCGCTAACCGACATACCGTCGGAAGGGTGGGCACCCCAGCCCCACCAGTTACTCCGCTGATGGCGTACTTCAACACCGGTAGACCAATATTGCTGTGGAAATGGGTAGTTCTTCGCCCAAGTGTTGCCTCTGAACCGGCGTTCAACCAAACCTGTGGAATTGTAAGGAATATCCCAGTAATCATCAACAGTAGCCCGACGGGCACCACTCGGCGTTTTGATGTTGACGCTGGTGGGCAGATTATCTACTGCTCTCGACACAACATGCGGACCACTGCCCCGGAGCAACTCCTGCTCATAGCGCAGGTGCGTCCGGGATACGGCTACGTCGCTGATGTGAATCAGGATGTCGCCAACCTGCACTAACCCTTTTGCGTTGACAAGGTTAGCCAGCGCAAAATCCGAGAGAGCCCGTCTGAAATCGCGGTCTTTGCCCACGCCCTTGACCGTATAGACACCTTCATATTGCTGAATGGTGCCATCTTCGAGTGCTTTGCCGATGTCGTACTTCACCAGATTAGTGTACGATTTATTCAGCGAAACGAACCCGGGAAAACGTTTTTCCCAGTTCTTCAGGCCATCCGGTGCGTTTAACATGTTGAGTGTACGCATAAAATCGGTTGTCGATGCGAACGTTAAACGGTCTCCCGACACTGTGATTTGGGGTTCAGGCGTAGCACTAATAGGCGAGACACTTGTCTCATCTGTAGTAGGCTGACAGGATAGGTTTTTTTGTAAAACAATTGACCTCACAAACCCCGCCATCGGTCGTCAAACTGTGCGGGGTTTGCTTGTTACAAAGGTAGCGGGGCAATTAGTGTAGCCTTCTTGCCCTAAAGCAAGAAATGAGTTGATCTAAATCAAAAAAAAATTACTTGTTTATACGCTTCGTTTTGCTCTAAGCCTACTAAGCGTTGATGGCGTCACATCAAGGTAAGACGCCAGATGTTGAAGCGGCACCCGGCTGTAAAGTTCAGGGTAATGCTGCACGAAATGATCGAACCGCTGTTGGGCCGTCAGGCTCCGCAGCACCCTGAGCCGGCTTTCATTTTGCAGTAAAAAATGTTCGGCTAACAGCCGCATTAAGTTTTCCACCTCGGGCATTGCCGTTAGTATGCGTTGTATATCACTGTGGCGGACATACGCAATAATCGAGGGTTCTATAACCTGAATGGTCTCGAAGGACGGCACCTGCCGGAAAAAACTCCGGGCCGAGCAGGCAAACTGCTCATCACTGGCAAACCACGACGTGTATTCTTTGCCCTCCCATTCATAAAAGGCGCGAACCAAACCAGATTCTATAAAATAAAGTTTATCGCTTACATCTCCTTCATGAAGTAATACGCTCCCTCGTTTAGCAGGTTGTGTGACAAAGGCACCGGAGATGGTGGCCCAGATGTCACCAGAAAGTTTACATTTTTCGTTGGTAAAGCTATTAATGGTTGTCCGCATTGATCTGGTATAAATCGGGGCAGCAAATTAGCTACTTACTTTTGTAACACCAGTGTACTTTGGTAAATTATTTCAACATTATCAGCCTATTTGTCTATAGGTGTTGACTACCTATGATCAATTATCGTTTTTATCCATCGTTACTCAACGCGTTTTCGCGCTATGTGCGCGGGGGCAATTTGTTGGCGCAGGAGCTTATCGACAGCATCAACCGCGTAGCCACACCCACCACCGAAGCGCAGGAGCGCGGCATCTCGTTTGAGGAAGCCATCATTAAAGGCACCAACGAAGAACGCTTCGACCCGGACATTGTGCGGAAAGTGCGGAAACTGCTCCCCCGCCCCATTGTTGATACGCAGGTCTATTGCCAATGGCAGGTCGACGACGTGCTGTTTTACGGCTACGTCGATTTGATCGGTAAATTCAAAGCCGTTGACCTGAAAACTACGGCATCGTATCAGAAAGACCGGTACGTATTCAACCACCAGAATTTGTATCTCCACGCGCTCAAACGCAAGGGTATCAAGCTGATGGAATACGTCATTACAGACTTTACAGACGTGTACGTCGAAAGCTACTCGCTTACGCACCCCATCGACCGGCAGTTGGAAGAAATCAGGCTCTTTAAAGCGTTTCTGGAAGAACATCGCCCTTTGATAACCGATAAAAAGATATTCGTTAACGACGGCGAAGACCCCGACGCCCGGCGAAAGTAGTACCTTTGCCGCATGTTTCAGCGAACGCTCCGGCTGTATCAACGTGCGTATCAGGGTCTGTCACCGTCGGTATGGCTGCTGGCGGGCGTTATGCTCATCAATCGTTGCGGCACGATGGTGTTGCCGTTTCTGACGCTTTATCTTACCCAGCATTTGCGCTATTCCGTTGCCGATGCGGGTATAGTTATGGCGGTTTACGGCATCGGTGCGTTTATTGGTACGTTTCTGGGTGGGCGGCTTACCGACCGATTCGGATTTTATTACGTGCAGCTTTGCAGCCTGCTGTTTGGCGGAGTAGCCCTGTTGTTCATTCAATTTGTAACTAACTTTTACGCCCTCTGCGGCAGTGTGTTTGTCTTCACACTGCTGGGCGACACGTTCCGGCCTGCAAATCAGGTTGCCATTTCACACTATACCGAGACCGACGCCCGCACGCGGGCTTTTTCGCTGAACCGACTGGCAATCAACCTCGGCTGGGCCGTGGGGGGCGGGCTGGGCGGCTGGCTCGCCAGCATCGATTATGGGCTACTGTTCTGGGTCGATGGACTAACATGCATCGTGGCCGGGCTGGTGTTATGGCGATTTCTACCCGTGCCAGCACCGGTTTTGCAACCAGAACCAGTAGGCCCCGACCAGCTCACTGCAGGAGTCAGCTTTACAACACCCGAAACAGGAAGCAACTCCCCTTTCCGCGACCGGCTATTCGTTGGGTTTGTGATCTGTTCGGCCCTCTACTTCCTGACATTCATGCAGTTGTTCACGCTCGTGCCGCTGTTTTTCAAGGAGGTTCTACGCCTGACCGAACGCGCCATCGGAACGCTGATGGCACTGAACGGCCTGTTGATTGTGCTGATTGAAATGGCGTTGGTCTATGAGCTTGAACAACGTAAAATCCCCAAACTCAGGCTAATTCTGATCGGCGTTTTGCTAACAGTTGCTTCTTACGGCACGTTGGCCATAACAACCGCGTCCGTTGGTGCTTTAGCCTTTATGCTGCTGATTACGCTGGCCGAAATGCTGGCAATGCCGTTTATCCAGTCCTTCACAGTTGGTCGTGCCAGTCCGGCTACGCGGGGGCAGTATCTGGCTTTATATGCAATGGGCGGAGCAGCCGCACAAACCCTCTCGCCAATAGTTGGGGCGCAGATGGTTGGGCATTACGGCTTCTCAACGCATTGGTTCGGTATTATGGCTATTGGTTTAGTTTCGGCCAGCGGTTTCTGGTGGCTGAGCCGGAAGGCGTAGCCCAAGTCAATTTCTTTACGACCTTTGCCATTATTAGAGGGTGAAACGCACTCTTTCACTCTTTCACTCTTTCACTCTTTCACGTTGAAACTCTGGCAAAAAGAAGGCGTTGACACCGAATCCACGGCGGTTGCCTCTGAAATCGAGAACTTTACCGTCGGGCGCGACCGCGAGATGGACCTCTACCTCGCTCCGTTCGATGTACTTGGAAACCTCGCCCACGCGCAAATGCTCGAAACCATTGGCTTGCTGACGAGCGATGAACTCCGGGCGTTGCAAACTGAACTGAAGCAGATTTATGCGCAGATTCAGGCAGGGCAGTTTGTAATCGAAGATGGCATTGAGGACGTCCATTCGCAGGTCGAACTGATGCTGACGCGTGCGTTGGGCGATGTAGGCAAAAAAATTCATTCGGGCCGTTCGCGCAACGATCAGGTGCTGGTTGACATGAAACTATTCACCCGCGACCGGCTCTGGGCAGTAGCCGAAGCCACCCAACGCGTGTTCGACCAGCTCATCAGCCGGTCGGAGCAACACAAAAATGACCTGCTGCCCGGCTATACGCACCTGCAAATTGCTATGCCGTCGTCGTTTGGGTTGTGGTTTGGAGCCTATGCCGAAGCCCTTTCCGACGATATGCTGACGCTGCAAACGGCCTACCGGCTCGCCAACCGGAACCCGCTCGGTTCGGGTGCTGGCTATGGCTCATCGTTCCCGCTAAACCGCTCACTCACAACGGAGTTACTGGGTTTTGAGGGCATGCACGTCAACGTGGTATACGCGCAGATGAGCCGGGGCAAAACCGAACAAACCGCCCTGAATGCACTGGCAACCGTGGCCGCTACACTCTCCCGCATGGCAATGGACATCTGTCTGTATAACAGCCAGAATTTCGGTTTTCTGACGCTGCCCGACGCGCTCACTACGGGCAGCAGCATTATGCCGCACAAGAAAAATCCTGACGTAGCCGAACTGCTTCGGGCCAAAACCAACCGCATGAAAGCCCTGCCGATGGAAGTGACCATGGTGCTAAGCAACCTCCCCTCCGGCTACCACCGCGACATGCAGATTTTGAAGGAAATTCTAATGCCCGCCTTCGATGACCTGCTCGACTGTCTCCACATCACCGGGTTTATGCTCGAACATCTACAGGTAAAACCTAATCTGCTCGATGATCCCAAATACGATTTGCTGTTCAGTGTAGAACGCGTGAACGAGTTGGTGTTGCAGGGCGTACCGTTTCGCGAAGCGTATCGGATTGTCGGTAAAGAAATTGCCGAACATAGTTATGAGCCGCCCCGGCAGTTGCACCATACGCACGAAGGCAGCATAGGAAATTTGCAAAATGACCTGATTATAAGTCAGATGCAACAGGCCATTGCCGGATTCGGAGCCGAGCGGGCGCAGGAGGCCGCAACCCGGCTGCTCACACGTTAACGAACCCGATACGCCACCAACTTATTCCCGTTGAAGGTTGGTACAATCAGCAGTTTACGGTTGGCGATATACTCAATATCAGCAGCGTTGAGCTTTTGGCTGCGGGTGTCTAACAACTGTTGTTTTTGCCCGTCGGCACTGACGTGGAATACCTGCCCATTCCAGTCCGACACAAAAAAGTTGCCTTTTCCTTCAGGAACGATACCGTCGGTGCGATCCATGCCGTCGGCCAGTTTAGTAATTTTTTTGGTTTCTACGTCAACGGTCTGCAATGCGCCGGTTTTGGTGCTGCCAATCATCAGCCGGTTCTTGCCAACCGCCAGCACCCCGTTGGGTTTTTCGAGTTGTTCGCCTTCCAGCCAAACTTCCCACTTATCGTCTTTCAGTCGGTAAATTTTGTCGAAGCGGCTGTCTGACACGTAAACTGTGCCTGTTTTATCAACCGTTACGTCGTTCAAAAACGCATTTTTCGGATCAACGGCGTCATACGTTTTTTCGGCCTGACCGTTTTCGGTGTTGATAACCACCAACCGATATACGTCGGTTACGTAAAGTTTGTTTTTAAACAGTCCCATGCCTTTGGGCGCATTGAGGCCAATTGTCCAGCGCAGGCTTTCGACAGTACCATCGAGCGAGACTTTTGAAATAAACCCGTTGCCATCGAGCGCGTCTGGCTTACCATCGATGTTGGCAACGTATAAGGTGTTCCGGCCATCGTATAATACCGATTCTGGCACGCGCAGCGTCGTGTCTGTTTCCCAAACCTGCTGAAGTTTAAGCGGTTTCGGTCGTGACGCAGGTAGTAAAGCTGCACAAATCGTCGCTGTCAGAAGCATTGCGAAGGAAATAGAAAGCTGTTTCATGCCCAAAAAGTTTTCTTCGTAAAAATTTAATTTAGGTTAAAATTTCCCTGAAAAGGCCGTTTTCTGCCCACATTACCCTGTTAGCCAACCGAAGCCGGGCCTACTTGCCGGCTGCAAATCATAAAGCGGCTCATTTATTGTAAACAAACTGGAAATGAGCCAGTTTACAATCTCACGTATCAGCAAAAAAATCAGCATATATCATGGA from Spirosoma montaniterrae encodes:
- the argH gene encoding argininosuccinate lyase → MKLWQKEGVDTESTAVASEIENFTVGRDREMDLYLAPFDVLGNLAHAQMLETIGLLTSDELRALQTELKQIYAQIQAGQFVIEDGIEDVHSQVELMLTRALGDVGKKIHSGRSRNDQVLVDMKLFTRDRLWAVAEATQRVFDQLISRSEQHKNDLLPGYTHLQIAMPSSFGLWFGAYAEALSDDMLTLQTAYRLANRNPLGSGAGYGSSFPLNRSLTTELLGFEGMHVNVVYAQMSRGKTEQTALNALATVAATLSRMAMDICLYNSQNFGFLTLPDALTTGSSIMPHKKNPDVAELLRAKTNRMKALPMEVTMVLSNLPSGYHRDMQILKEILMPAFDDLLDCLHITGFMLEHLQVKPNLLDDPKYDLLFSVERVNELVLQGVPFREAYRIVGKEIAEHSYEPPRQLHHTHEGSIGNLQNDLIISQMQQAIAGFGAERAQEAATRLLTR
- a CDS encoding Crp/Fnr family transcriptional regulator, which encodes MRTTINSFTNEKCKLSGDIWATISGAFVTQPAKRGSVLLHEGDVSDKLYFIESGLVRAFYEWEGKEYTSWFASDEQFACSARSFFRQVPSFETIQVIEPSIIAYVRHSDIQRILTAMPEVENLMRLLAEHFLLQNESRLRVLRSLTAQQRFDHFVQHYPELYSRVPLQHLASYLDVTPSTLSRLRAKRSV
- a CDS encoding MFS transporter → MFQRTLRLYQRAYQGLSPSVWLLAGVMLINRCGTMVLPFLTLYLTQHLRYSVADAGIVMAVYGIGAFIGTFLGGRLTDRFGFYYVQLCSLLFGGVALLFIQFVTNFYALCGSVFVFTLLGDTFRPANQVAISHYTETDARTRAFSLNRLAINLGWAVGGGLGGWLASIDYGLLFWVDGLTCIVAGLVLWRFLPVPAPVLQPEPVGPDQLTAGVSFTTPETGSNSPFRDRLFVGFVICSALYFLTFMQLFTLVPLFFKEVLRLTERAIGTLMALNGLLIVLIEMALVYELEQRKIPKLRLILIGVLLTVASYGTLAITTASVGALAFMLLITLAEMLAMPFIQSFTVGRASPATRGQYLALYAMGGAAAQTLSPIVGAQMVGHYGFSTHWFGIMAIGLVSASGFWWLSRKA
- a CDS encoding DUF4249 domain-containing protein is translated as MPPLEVFVTVMVVLSGRIVLNLSHSPQIFKPFVSRAASLLGSSCPVDDFSTTKMVVRILACFVCLLGFSCQDGVVYDLSFAGSKLVVNGLLRANQAPEVFVGRTWPATGAIPEKTYVDNAVVSLYANSTLVGRLSYVSEGNYRLFDYALKAGVTYVIKAEATGFESAQSKPVMIPKVFPLHQIQYDTVAKVTSLNPYADPHLLRIKLTDYPEIGNYYAVGIEPFRNGKPDGGNILPIERALGGFNYRDDDCFKEIALTSLLSKTEEYVPGSATIYSDACFAQSEKELGIVIETLVYDRRFTIDKTQLDEDYVDELRIRLFSVSPEYFEYGKTYQITEGLANAFTEPKRTYTNVIGGYGVVAALNEYKQTIRIR
- a CDS encoding SMP-30/gluconolactonase/LRE family protein, yielding MKQLSISFAMLLTATICAALLPASRPKPLKLQQVWETDTTLRVPESVLYDGRNTLYVANIDGKPDALDGNGFISKVSLDGTVESLRWTIGLNAPKGMGLFKNKLYVTDVYRLVVINTENGQAEKTYDAVDPKNAFLNDVTVDKTGTVYVSDSRFDKIYRLKDDKWEVWLEGEQLEKPNGVLAVGKNRLMIGSTKTGALQTVDVETKKITKLADGMDRTDGIVPEGKGNFFVSDWNGQVFHVSADGQKQQLLDTRSQKLNAADIEYIANRKLLIVPTFNGNKLVAYRVR